The Candidatus Kryptonium sp. genome contains a region encoding:
- the waaF gene encoding lipopolysaccharide heptosyltransferase II has translation MTPQKILIIRLSSIGDIVLATPLIRVLRNKFPTAQIDFIVKKEFAQILKYNPNITNLIEFNTANGFKELLKLRRQILKERYDLIVDIHNNLRSFFLRTFAGARVVRVNKRIFKRFLLVKFKINLYKNAIHVVDRYIETLSNFSIKNDNQGLDVFVPEYMIEAVKNKINFSANDLYIAIAPSAKHETKRWLPERFAQLGDKLIEKFNAKIILLGSEEDKPRCETVKKLMRNQPINLCGQTSLLESSAVLSLCKLLITNDSGLMHIGSAMKTKIVAIFGSTVKEFGFFPYGTESIVVEKNISCRPCTHIGRKECPKGHFKCMKDIQVEEVFNACANLLHI, from the coding sequence ATGACTCCTCAGAAAATTTTGATAATTCGTTTAAGTTCCATCGGAGACATCGTGCTTGCGACTCCTCTTATCAGAGTGTTAAGGAATAAATTTCCGACGGCACAAATTGACTTCATCGTGAAAAAAGAGTTTGCCCAAATTTTAAAATATAATCCAAACATCACAAATCTTATTGAGTTCAACACAGCAAATGGATTTAAAGAACTATTGAAATTGCGCAGGCAAATTTTAAAAGAAAGATATGATTTAATAGTTGATATTCACAACAACTTAAGAAGCTTCTTTCTAAGAACTTTTGCAGGTGCGCGGGTTGTCAGAGTAAACAAAAGGATATTCAAAAGATTTCTTTTGGTAAAATTTAAAATCAATCTATACAAAAATGCAATTCATGTCGTTGATCGCTACATTGAAACTTTGTCAAATTTTTCTATCAAAAATGATAACCAGGGTCTTGATGTCTTTGTTCCTGAATATATGATTGAAGCAGTGAAAAACAAAATAAACTTTTCCGCAAATGATCTTTACATAGCGATCGCACCATCGGCGAAACACGAGACGAAAAGATGGCTCCCAGAAAGATTTGCACAATTGGGAGATAAATTAATTGAAAAATTCAACGCAAAAATAATACTGCTCGGTAGCGAAGAAGATAAACCAAGATGTGAAACTGTTAAAAAACTGATGCGAAATCAACCTATAAATCTATGCGGTCAAACTTCGCTTCTTGAATCATCCGCTGTTCTATCGTTATGCAAACTTTTAATTACCAATGATTCTGGATTAATGCACATCGGTTCAGCAATGAAAACAAAAATCGTCGCAATTTTTGGCTCAACCGTGAAAGAATTTGGATTTTTCCCTTATGGCACTGAAAGCATAGTCGTTGAAAAAAACATATCTTGCCGACCTTGCACACACATAGGCAGAAAAGAATGTCCCAAAGGACACTTCAAATGCATGAAAGATATTCAAGTGGAAGAGGTATTTAATGCCTGTGCCAATTTACTTCATATCTAA
- a CDS encoding sigma 54-interacting transcriptional regulator has protein sequence MNLAKTIGELKRSGYKVLSVKEELRKNVIQKLKDNEPLFPGIIGYDKTVIPMIINAILSKHDIILLGLRGQAKTKIARMFVNLLDEYIPIIKGCEINDNPYKPLCKRCVDLVKEYGDDVEIEWLPRERRYGEKLATPDVTIADLIGDIDPIKAATQKLYYSHEGVIHWGIIPRTNRGIFVINELPDLQPRIQVGLFNIMQERDIQIRGFNIRIPLDIMIIFTANPEDYTNRGNIITPLKDRIGSQILTHYPRTIEDGIKITEQEAWVNRDSGKKVIIPYYFKEIIEQIAFQARTSEFIDQKSGVSARLTISCMENLVSNAERRAIKFNEDIVYPRICDLNFVLPGITGKVELVFEGEQEGSVKVSKALIGKAIREVFRKYFPDPLPKTRYYSEERARGQTQQQSGHQEYAQIIAWFEGGNKIEISDEMPIDEFYAELSKVKGLKEIVKKYLKINDSDKYAMATAMEFVLDGLHQFSRIAKDEVDNVSSYKDMVVSIFSSRAKEEF, from the coding sequence ATGAATCTTGCGAAAACAATTGGCGAGCTGAAACGCTCAGGTTATAAAGTCCTTTCGGTGAAAGAAGAATTGAGAAAAAATGTCATCCAAAAGTTGAAAGACAACGAACCCCTTTTCCCAGGTATCATTGGATACGATAAAACTGTGATCCCTATGATAATAAATGCGATACTTTCAAAGCACGATATCATCTTGCTTGGGTTAAGAGGGCAAGCGAAAACAAAAATTGCAAGGATGTTTGTAAACCTCCTTGATGAATATATACCAATAATTAAAGGATGTGAGATAAACGATAATCCTTATAAACCATTGTGCAAAAGGTGTGTGGACCTTGTTAAAGAATATGGAGACGATGTTGAAATTGAATGGCTTCCCCGAGAAAGAAGATATGGCGAAAAACTTGCAACACCAGATGTTACCATCGCTGATCTGATCGGTGATATTGATCCAATAAAAGCAGCAACGCAGAAACTTTACTATTCCCACGAAGGAGTTATTCATTGGGGAATAATTCCGAGAACGAATCGCGGCATATTTGTTATCAACGAACTCCCAGATCTTCAGCCGAGAATTCAAGTTGGATTGTTCAACATAATGCAGGAAAGAGATATTCAAATCAGAGGATTTAACATAAGAATTCCGCTTGATATAATGATAATTTTCACTGCGAATCCAGAGGATTATACTAATCGCGGAAACATAATCACTCCGCTAAAAGATAGAATTGGTTCGCAGATACTAACTCATTATCCAAGGACCATTGAGGACGGGATAAAAATCACAGAACAGGAAGCGTGGGTAAATAGAGATTCTGGTAAAAAGGTGATAATTCCATACTATTTCAAGGAAATAATAGAGCAGATAGCATTTCAGGCAAGGACAAGTGAATTTATTGATCAAAAATCAGGCGTGAGCGCAAGATTGACAATTTCTTGTATGGAAAATCTTGTGAGCAACGCTGAAAGAAGAGCTATAAAATTCAACGAAGATATTGTTTATCCGCGGATTTGTGATTTAAATTTTGTCTTGCCAGGGATAACTGGAAAAGTTGAGCTTGTTTTTGAAGGAGAGCAAGAGGGAAGCGTGAAGGTTAGCAAGGCGTTAATTGGAAAGGCGATAAGAGAAGTATTTAGAAAATACTTTCCAGATCCGTTGCCAAAGACAAGATATTATTCAGAAGAAAGGGCAAGAGGGCAGACACAACAACAATCGGGACATCAAGAATATGCTCAAATAATTGCTTGGTTTGAAGGTGGGAATAAAATAGAGATTTCGGATGAAATGCCGATTGATGAGTTTTACGCTGAGCTTTCAAAAGTGAAAGGTTTGAAGGAAATTGTGAAAAAATATCTTAAAATTAACGATAGCGATAAATATGCAATGGCAACTGCTATGGAATTTGTTCTTGATGGTCTACATCAATTCTCAAGGATAGCTAAAGATGAAGTTGATAATGTCAGCTCATACAAGGATATGGTTGTCAGTATCTTTTCAAGCCGAGCGAAAGAGGAATTTTAA
- a CDS encoding MBL fold metallo-hydrolase, with translation MLIKSFESGPLLTVGYLVIDEKSNYAVVIDAPKDSAEVIVNEAKKINCEILCLINTHGHWDHIADDSEIVRLTAAKVAIHRKDAHLLEDPKSVIYELPFRIEGIKPDIILNDGDIIEVGDMRLKVIHTPGHTLGSICLYEEKEKILFSGDTLFAGTIGRTDLPGGSYEEIIKSIQEKLFVLDDDVVVYPGHGPSTTIGKEKQFNPFFNEMDIK, from the coding sequence ATGCTTATCAAATCTTTTGAATCTGGTCCGCTTTTGACGGTCGGTTATCTTGTAATTGATGAGAAAAGCAATTACGCCGTTGTAATTGATGCACCAAAGGATTCAGCCGAGGTAATTGTGAACGAAGCAAAGAAAATAAATTGTGAAATTCTTTGCTTAATTAATACACATGGGCATTGGGATCACATTGCCGATGATTCCGAAATCGTTCGTCTCACAGCTGCGAAGGTCGCTATTCATCGGAAAGATGCACATCTATTGGAAGATCCAAAGTCAGTGATATATGAACTTCCATTTAGAATTGAAGGAATAAAACCAGATATAATTTTGAATGATGGCGACATAATTGAAGTTGGTGATATGCGATTAAAAGTAATTCACACACCTGGTCATACGCTTGGAAGCATATGTCTTTACGAGGAGAAGGAGAAAATTTTATTCAGCGGTGATACATTATTTGCTGGAACGATAGGAAGAACTGATTTGCCAGGAGGTTCTTACGAGGAGATAATAAAATCAATTCAAGAAAAACTTTTCGTTCTTGACGACGATGTCGTTGTTTACCCGGGACACGGTCCATCAACAACGATTGGAAAGGAAAAACAATTTAATCCCTTCTTTAATGAAATGGACATAAAATAA